The Thermomonospora amylolytica sequence GCTCCATACGCCCCGTACGGGGTCCATCGGATCCGGCGGCACCACCGGCGCCGGCATGTGCCGCTGCGCGGCCATCACCGCCGGGGCGGGCATGTCGCTGGGCGACCCCTGGAGCGTCTTCTACTCCTGGTCGGGCACCGCGGGCGGTGTCGACGCCCTCCTGGACGTGCACCTCGGCCTGTCCGGGCTGGGCGTGTTCTTCGTCGGATTCATGTTCTCCTCCCTGGCCTGGTGCCTGATCTGCGCAGGGGCGCTGCCGCCCCTGGCGGTCCGGCTCCTCGGTTGGGGCCTGTGCCTGCCGGCCTTCGCGGCCCTGTCGGCGGCTCGCCTGCTGTCCGTCCCTCTGAGGGCGGTCCCGGGCGCCCACCGGCTTTCGCCGTCACCGCACAGGGCGCGACCTGCCAGCGGGTCGTCTGCTCGGACCGGGGCGGCGGGGTCGTGGATCAGGTGGCGGGCAGGGCGGCGTACAGGTCGATCCCGTTGCCGTCGGGGTCCAGCACGGTCGCGTACCGCATTCCCCAGAACGCGTCCCACGGCTCGCGCAGCCCCCGGTGGCCGGCCCCGGTCAGCTCGGCGTACTTGGCGTCGGCCTCGGCCGGGCTCGGGAACTCGAAGCACGGGAACGACC is a genomic window containing:
- a CDS encoding VOC family protein, with translation MRRTPLRRLRQAERILAGRSRVDRFAGAGARVSGEFFRAGVVWRPAPSGSPRSFPCFEFPSPAEADAKYAELTGAGHRGLREPWDAFWGMRYATVLDPDGNGIDLYAALPAT